One stretch of Sebastes umbrosus isolate fSebUmb1 chromosome 5, fSebUmb1.pri, whole genome shotgun sequence DNA includes these proteins:
- the osbpl1a gene encoding oxysterol-binding protein-related protein 1 isoform X4 has product MLEAAERTEERKLEEELLEAAREGDLSTLTQLLSRKKNPDINCTDLLGNTPLHSAAYRGQRQCALKLLKSGASHNIKNKKGQTVYDLASDAAMKLLLEGNAPRGTTRHVKKYEGLLLKSSRFFGWRSYWVVLQDGVVSWYSKQSDAAANVRRQGCKSLTNAQCLIRAKDCCFFTLKCFDDSVHHFKVSPKNDPEATRKAWLDALDEHSAYSTHYCSQEQGSEEEEEEEEGISLGELADSLQAAETSQKKLEKEVEAFLSMLKSDGLAERFPSAIPQKMQEICELSSETSSSLSICLSLLSRQEGVRSLKLEQEVEKNKILSEALQTLATEHHELEQSVVKGSSPRSALSEDEFHDAVSESGSEISLSGFETVASHSFDEDEEEDEGSVMLLSSPCGSPAGMLQEDHHGDKDEAQPNGIAKHRASLPAPMFSRNDFSIWSILRNCIGMELSKITMPVIFNEPLSFLQRLTEYMEHTYLIHQANACSDSIERMKSVAAFAVSAVASQWERTGKPFNPLLGETYELIRDDLGFRLISEQVSHHPPVSAFHAEGLKQDFVFHGSIYPKLKFWGKSVEAEPKGIITLELPTYNEAYTWTNPTCCVHNIIVGQLWIEQYGNVEVINHRTGERCCLNFKPCGLFGKELHKVEGYILDKSKKKLCALYGKWTECLYVVDPAAFEAHKKNDKKGAAEKKSSKAGGSEDQEEVPSPAADTVEMIPGSQLLWRIAPRPANSTEMYSFTSFAMQLNELRKEMEGAIPPTDCRLRPDVRAMENGDIDLASEEKKRLEEKQRAARKNRSKSDEEWKTRIPALGPRWFLQGPNPHTSSQDWLFCGGYWDRKYSQLPDIY; this is encoded by the exons ATGCTCGAAG CGGccgagaggacagaggagaggaaactgGAGGAGGAACTTTTGGAAGCTGCACGAGAAGGAGACCTTTCAACTCTAACTCAGCTG CTCAGCAGGAAGAAGAACCCAGACATCAACTGCACCGATCTGCTGGGTAACACTCCGCTGCACTCAGCAGCCTATCGAGGCCAGAGGCAGTGCGCCCTGAAGCTGCTCAAGAGCGGAGCAAGCCACAACATCAAGAACAAGAAAG GCCAGACGGTGTATGACCTGGCTAGTGATGCAGCAATGAAGCTGCTCCTTGAGGGCAACGCTCCTCGA GGTACGACCCGCCATGTCAAGAAGTACGAGGGACTCCTCCTGAAG AGCTCCAGATTTTTCGGCTGGCGCTCCTACTGGGTCGTCCTCCAAGACGGGGTTGTGTCCTGGTACTCAAAACA GTCAGACGCAGCTGCCAATGTCAGAAGGCAAGGCTGCAAGTCGCTCACAAACGCTCAGTGTTTG ATCCGAGCCAAAGACTGCTGCTTTTTTACCCTCAAGTGCTTCGATGACAGCGTGCATCACTTCAAAGTTTCACCTAAAAACGACCCAGAGGCAACGAGAAAA GCGTGGCTGGACGCTCTGGATGAGCACTCAGCTTACAGCACACACTACTGCTCCCAAGAGCAGGgcagcgaggaagaggaggaggaggaggaaggcatATCACTCGGGGAGCTAGCAGACTCACTACAG GCGGCTGAGACCAGCCAGAAGAAACTGGAGAAGGAGGTGGAAGCTTTCCTGTCCATGCTGAAAAGTGACGGACTGGCAGAAA GGTTTCCATCCGCCATACCGCAGAAAATGCAAGAAATCTGTGAGTTGTCCAGCGAGACCAGCTCCAGTCTCAGCATCTGTCTCAGCCTCCTCTCCAGACAGGAAGGG GTGCGCAGTCTGAAATTGGAGCAGGAGGTAGAGAAGAACAAGATCCTCTCTGAAGCGCTGCAGACTCTCGCCACCGAGCACCACGAACTTGAGCAATCCGTCGTCAAGGGATCTTCGCCGCGGAGTGCCCTCAGTGAGGATGAGTTCCACGACGCCGTGTCTG AATCGGGCTCGGAGATCTCCCTGAGCGGCTTTGAGACGGTGGCCAGCCATTCCTTtgacgaggacgaggaggaggacgaaggcTCTGTCATGTTATTAAGCAGCCCTTGCGGCAGCCCCGCCGGCATGTTGCAGGAGGATCACCATGGTGACAAGGATGAGGCTCAACCCAACGGGATCGCAAAGCATAG GGCCAGCTTACCTGCACCAATGTTTTCAAGAAATGACTTCAGTATTTGGAGTATCCTGAGGAACTGCATTGGGATG GAACTCTCCAAGATTACAATGCCAGTGATTTTCAACGAGCCGCTCAGCTTCCTGCAGCGTCTGACGGAGTACATGGAGCACACGTACCTCATCCACCAGGCCAACGCCTGCTCAGACTCTATTGAGAGGATGAAG AGTGTGGCTGCGTTTGCGGTGTCCGCTGTGGCGTCGCAGTGGGAGCGGACAGGTAAACCGTTCAACCCTCTGCTGGGAGAAACCTATGAACTGATCAG AGATGATCTAGGCTTTAGGCTGATATCGGAGCAGGTGAGCCACCACCCTCCAGTCAGCGCCTTCCACGCTGAGGGCCTGAAGCAAGACTTTGTGTTTCATGGATCCATCTACCCCAAACTCAAGTTCTGGGGCAAGAGTGTGGAAGCGGAGCCGAAAGGCATCATCACGCTGGAGCTGCCCAC GTACAATGAAGCCTACACATGGACTAATCCtacatgttgtgttcacaacatcaTCGTGGGTCAGCTGTGGATCGAGCAGTACGGAAATGTGGAGGTGATCAACCACAG AACTGGTGAAAGATGCTGCCTGAATTTCAAACCGTGTGGCCTTTTCGGCAAAGAGCTACACAAGGTTGAAGGGTATATTCTGGATAAAAG tAAAAAGAAGCTGTGTGCTCTCTATGGGAAGTGGACCGAGTGCCTGTATGTTGTTGACCCCGCCGCCTTCGAAGCGCATAAGAAAAACGACAAGAAAGGGGCGGCggagaaaaaaagcagcaaagcg GGTGGCAGTGAGGATCAGGAGGAGGTTCCCTCTCCAGCTGCAGACACCGTGGAGATGATTCCTGGCAGCCAGCTGCTGTGGAGGATCGCACCCAGACCGGCCAACTCCACCGAG ATGTACAGCTTCACATCGTTTGCAATGCAACTAAACGAGCTGCGTAAAGAGATGGAGGGCGCCATCCCTCCGACCGACTGCAGGCTGAGGCCAGACGTACGAGCCATGGAGAACGGTGACATCG